A portion of the Edaphobacter bradus genome contains these proteins:
- a CDS encoding isocitrate lyase/PEP mutase family protein — protein MNKFEQPMTPHRIGTEGRGSLENFRARRRAFRALHEAGCFVIPNPWDVGSARYLQQLGFPAVATTSAGFAFSQGLPDSEGALTCERNLAYIADIAGAVDVPVNADFASGYGASPQDVADNVTRCIAAGVAGLSIEDATGDPSSPLYELPLAVERVRAAREAIDQSRADVLLTARAECFLVGHHDALRESVRRLQAFAEAGADVLFAPGPHDPTAIKALVDAVRPKPINVLVVRDSGLSVADIAALGVRRISVGGALALAAWTGFTRAAQKLKSEGSFAGLASLVSYADINGFFVTDYRTRQADGRRSAGSRS, from the coding sequence ATGAACAAGTTCGAACAACCGATGACACCGCACCGCATCGGAACGGAAGGCCGGGGATCGTTAGAGAACTTCAGAGCCCGTCGCCGAGCGTTCCGCGCTCTCCATGAGGCAGGCTGTTTCGTGATTCCGAATCCGTGGGACGTCGGCTCTGCACGGTACCTGCAGCAGCTCGGATTCCCCGCGGTGGCGACGACCAGCGCGGGTTTTGCGTTCTCGCAGGGGCTGCCTGACTCCGAAGGTGCGCTAACTTGTGAGCGTAACCTGGCATACATAGCCGATATCGCGGGCGCGGTCGATGTTCCGGTCAACGCGGACTTCGCGTCCGGCTACGGAGCGTCACCGCAAGATGTGGCCGATAATGTCACGCGCTGCATCGCGGCCGGCGTCGCGGGCCTGTCGATCGAGGATGCAACCGGTGATCCATCGTCGCCGCTTTACGAGCTGCCGCTCGCCGTCGAGCGTGTGCGCGCTGCGCGCGAGGCGATCGATCAGTCCCGTGCCGACGTCCTGCTGACGGCTAGGGCAGAATGTTTCCTTGTCGGCCATCATGATGCGCTCCGCGAGTCGGTCCGGCGTCTGCAGGCATTCGCTGAGGCGGGGGCGGACGTGCTATTCGCACCCGGCCCCCACGATCCCACGGCGATCAAAGCGCTCGTTGACGCGGTTCGGCCGAAGCCGATCAACGTCCTGGTGGTTCGGGACAGTGGCTTGAGCGTCGCCGACATTGCGGCGCTCGGCGTGCGACGCATCAGTGTCGGCGGCGCGTTGGCTCTTGCTGCATGGACCGGTTTCACGCGCGCAGCGCAGAAGTTGAAGTCGGAGGGGAGTTTCGCAGGCCTCGCGAGCTTGGTGTCGTACGCCGACATCAACGGCTTCTTCGTGACCGACTACCGCACGCGGCAGGCAGACGGGCGGCGATCGGCAGGGTCACGAAGCTAA
- a CDS encoding SDR family NAD(P)-dependent oxidoreductase, with the protein MGHPLFDLSGKSAVVVGGTSGIGLAMAIGLAEAGADVVASSRRLEQVDEAAKAIEANGRRSLRIASDVNDRASLEKLLEGTVKEFGKVDILINSAGKIKREPTLTVSEETWDDIMNTNVTGTLRACQVFGKHMLDRGYGKIINIASLNTFVSLKEVTAYAASKAAVGALTKSLAVEWSSRGVTVNAIAPGVFRTALNQKLLDESDRGKELLMRTPMGRFGKTEELVGSAIFLASDASAFVTGEILVVDGGFLASGVNQ; encoded by the coding sequence ATGGGGCATCCGTTGTTTGATTTGAGCGGCAAGTCGGCTGTGGTAGTTGGAGGAACTTCGGGCATCGGGCTGGCGATGGCGATTGGGCTGGCCGAGGCCGGAGCCGATGTCGTCGCAAGCTCGCGGCGGCTGGAGCAGGTGGACGAGGCCGCGAAGGCAATTGAGGCCAACGGCCGCAGGTCGCTGCGGATCGCGTCAGATGTGAACGACCGTGCTTCGCTCGAGAAGCTTCTCGAAGGCACGGTGAAGGAGTTCGGCAAGGTCGATATCCTGATCAACTCCGCGGGAAAGATCAAGCGCGAGCCCACGCTCACGGTCTCGGAGGAGACATGGGACGACATCATGAACACGAATGTGACGGGCACACTGCGCGCCTGCCAGGTCTTCGGCAAGCACATGCTTGATCGCGGATACGGCAAGATCATCAACATCGCTTCGTTGAACACGTTCGTGTCGCTCAAGGAAGTGACTGCTTATGCGGCGAGTAAGGCAGCCGTGGGAGCGCTCACGAAGTCTCTGGCGGTGGAGTGGAGCTCGCGCGGTGTGACCGTGAATGCAATTGCCCCGGGAGTCTTCCGCACGGCCCTGAACCAGAAGTTGCTGGATGAGAGCGACCGCGGCAAGGAACTCCTGATGAGGACCCCGATGGGGCGGTTCGGCAAGACTGAGGAACTGGTTGGCTCGGCGATCTTCCTGGCCAGCGATGCTTCCGCGTTTGTTACGGGCGAGATTCTGGTGGTCGATGGCGGTTTCCTGGCTAGCGGCGTGAATCAGTAA
- a CDS encoding FAD-dependent oxidoreductase: MKKNEFRISEVPLGSVLLMGDVAVFSVEGGFCATQASCTHMQGLLNEGTFDGSTVTCPLHGSQFDVRTGAVLRGPAKDPLKTYCVTVDGEVGRVDVPLILAVQNERRVTETARSPLLSSAANAALMFPVLSSAQIARIASHGVIRPITRGEVLIDGGQTNVPFFVLKAGEIEVIRPSALDEILVATVGPAQFTGDISMILGRPAQMRLRVSDSGEVVQLTRDQMHALIQTDAEISEVLMSALIHRRVAVVAQGIGDVLLIGSVGSGATLRTKQFLTRNGHPFKYLDLDRDADVRQLLDRFHVEPAEIPVVICRGEAVLKNPSNQEIADCLGFNIGIDHTHRRDVVIVGAGPAGLAAAVYAASEGLDVLVIEASSPGGQAGSSSRIENYLGFPTGISGRELADRAYAQAQKFGAEVMIAKGAAELVCEHNAYGVRLDDSVTIPARTVVIATGARYHRPSLANLGQFEGAGVYYNATFMEAQLCDGDEVIVVGGANSAGQAAVFLAQTVRHVHLLVRSSSLSASMSRYLIRRIEENPTIQVRTRTEIVALEGTEHLERVRWRDGTGAVTSQDIKHVFLMTGADANTGWLNGRVAFDAKGFIKTGWDLTKEDLAAARWPLDRSPHLLETSLPGVFAVGDVRCGNVKRVASAVGEGSIAVSFVHRALAE, translated from the coding sequence ATGAAGAAGAACGAATTTCGAATCAGTGAAGTGCCGCTTGGATCGGTCCTGCTGATGGGCGATGTGGCGGTGTTCAGCGTCGAAGGGGGTTTCTGCGCCACCCAAGCCAGCTGCACGCACATGCAAGGTCTATTGAATGAGGGCACATTCGACGGATCGACAGTGACATGCCCGCTGCACGGCTCGCAATTTGACGTGCGGACTGGCGCCGTGCTGCGAGGCCCGGCGAAGGATCCCCTCAAGACCTACTGCGTGACGGTCGACGGCGAAGTTGGGCGCGTCGACGTTCCGCTCATACTTGCTGTCCAAAACGAGCGACGTGTGACTGAGACCGCACGCTCGCCGCTGCTCTCAAGCGCCGCGAATGCAGCGCTCATGTTTCCGGTGTTGAGTTCCGCGCAGATTGCACGGATTGCTTCGCACGGAGTGATTCGTCCAATCACCCGCGGCGAAGTGTTGATCGACGGCGGCCAAACCAACGTGCCGTTCTTTGTTCTGAAGGCTGGTGAGATCGAGGTCATTCGCCCATCGGCACTGGACGAGATTCTGGTCGCGACTGTCGGGCCGGCTCAGTTCACCGGTGACATCAGCATGATCCTCGGTCGCCCCGCGCAGATGCGCCTCCGTGTGAGTGACTCTGGCGAAGTTGTCCAACTGACACGCGACCAGATGCACGCCCTCATTCAAACCGACGCTGAAATCAGCGAAGTGCTGATGAGTGCGTTGATCCATCGACGTGTCGCGGTGGTTGCGCAGGGGATTGGCGACGTGCTGCTCATCGGCTCCGTCGGGTCCGGGGCAACGCTACGAACCAAACAATTCCTAACGCGCAATGGCCACCCCTTCAAGTACCTCGATCTTGACCGGGACGCCGATGTACGGCAATTGCTCGATCGCTTTCACGTGGAGCCGGCGGAGATACCTGTCGTGATCTGCCGCGGCGAGGCGGTGCTGAAGAATCCCAGCAATCAGGAGATCGCCGACTGTCTCGGCTTCAATATTGGGATCGATCACACCCACCGGCGCGATGTCGTGATCGTCGGCGCCGGACCAGCGGGTCTTGCGGCCGCCGTTTACGCGGCTTCCGAGGGACTCGATGTGCTGGTTATCGAGGCGAGCTCGCCTGGAGGACAAGCGGGCTCGAGCTCGAGAATCGAGAACTACCTTGGATTTCCAACGGGGATTTCAGGGCGAGAGCTGGCCGATCGCGCCTACGCCCAGGCACAGAAGTTTGGCGCCGAGGTCATGATCGCGAAAGGCGCCGCGGAGTTGGTCTGCGAACACAACGCCTACGGCGTGAGACTCGACGACAGCGTGACCATCCCGGCTCGCACAGTGGTCATTGCCACTGGGGCTCGATACCATAGGCCGTCGCTCGCGAATCTCGGTCAGTTCGAAGGTGCGGGTGTCTACTACAACGCGACTTTCATGGAAGCACAGCTCTGCGACGGTGATGAAGTCATAGTCGTCGGCGGAGCGAACTCGGCCGGCCAGGCTGCGGTGTTTCTGGCGCAGACGGTGAGACACGTTCATCTGCTCGTCCGCTCCAGCAGTCTTTCGGCGAGCATGTCGCGATACCTGATTCGACGCATCGAGGAGAACCCAACAATCCAGGTCAGGACGAGAACCGAGATCGTGGCTTTGGAGGGAACCGAACATCTTGAGCGTGTGCGGTGGCGCGACGGCACGGGCGCAGTAACGAGTCAGGATATTAAGCACGTATTCCTGATGACGGGGGCCGACGCGAACACCGGTTGGCTGAATGGCCGTGTCGCGTTCGATGCGAAAGGTTTCATCAAGACCGGATGGGACCTGACGAAGGAAGATCTCGCCGCTGCCCGATGGCCGCTCGACCGCTCACCGCATCTGCTCGAAACCTCGCTTCCGGGCGTGTTCGCCGTGGGTGACGTTCGGTGCGGCAACGTCAAACGCGTGGCATCGGCAGTCGGTGAAGGGTCGATCGCGGTTTCGTTTGTCCACCGCGCGCTGGCCGAGTAG
- a CDS encoding lactate racemase domain-containing protein: MSLYFAAGSQTTEMSADDLRANLFTALDAIGKKNKVLAVPPDITRFYSQAGKLTELAWQYYQDRLVDILPALGTHKPMTDSEIATMYGSTPRTLFRVHDWRNDVVTLGEVPGEFLYEVSEGKVDYTWPAQVNKLVRDGGHDLILSIGQVVPHEVIGMANYNKNIFIGTGGSVGIHRSHFLGAVYGMERMMGRADTPVRRVLNYASEHFAKNLPIVYVLTVIGKNPAGELVTRGLYVGDDAECFELAAALSVKVNFQMLDREIKKAVVFLDPHEFRSTWLGNKSVYRTRMALADGAELIVLAPGVHEFGEDGAIDKLIRKYGYCGTPRTLEAVKEDPALAGNLSAAAHLIHGSSEGRFTIRYCPGHLTRQEIESVHFEYGDLAQMTAKYNPDVLKDGWNVVDGEEIFYISNPGLGLWAYKGRFGQ; this comes from the coding sequence ATGAGCCTTTATTTTGCTGCCGGAAGCCAGACGACGGAGATGTCCGCCGATGATCTGCGCGCCAACCTGTTCACTGCGCTGGATGCGATCGGGAAGAAGAACAAAGTGCTGGCTGTGCCACCCGATATCACTCGCTTTTACTCTCAGGCGGGCAAGCTGACGGAGCTGGCGTGGCAGTACTACCAGGACAGGCTCGTCGACATTCTTCCCGCACTCGGGACCCATAAGCCGATGACCGACAGCGAGATCGCGACGATGTACGGATCGACTCCGCGCACGCTCTTCCGCGTTCACGATTGGCGCAACGACGTCGTGACCCTTGGCGAGGTTCCGGGCGAGTTTCTCTACGAGGTCAGCGAAGGCAAGGTGGATTACACGTGGCCGGCGCAGGTCAACAAACTGGTGCGCGATGGCGGCCACGATCTCATCCTCTCCATCGGGCAGGTCGTGCCGCACGAGGTCATCGGCATGGCGAACTACAACAAGAACATCTTCATCGGAACGGGCGGCTCAGTCGGGATCCATCGCAGCCATTTTCTCGGCGCGGTCTATGGGATGGAGCGCATGATGGGACGCGCCGATACGCCGGTTCGACGCGTTCTGAACTACGCCAGCGAACACTTCGCGAAGAATCTTCCCATCGTGTACGTCCTGACCGTCATCGGGAAGAATCCGGCCGGTGAGCTTGTGACCCGCGGCCTCTACGTTGGCGACGATGCTGAGTGCTTCGAGCTTGCTGCCGCGTTGAGCGTAAAAGTGAACTTCCAGATGCTCGACCGCGAGATCAAGAAGGCCGTCGTGTTTCTCGATCCGCACGAGTTTCGCAGCACGTGGCTGGGCAACAAGAGCGTCTACCGCACCCGCATGGCGCTCGCCGATGGAGCTGAGCTGATTGTGCTCGCTCCGGGCGTCCACGAATTCGGCGAAGACGGCGCAATTGACAAGCTGATCCGCAAATATGGCTACTGCGGAACTCCGCGGACTCTGGAGGCGGTCAAGGAAGATCCTGCGCTCGCGGGAAACCTGAGCGCTGCGGCTCACCTGATCCACGGCTCGAGCGAGGGCCGTTTCACCATCCGCTATTGTCCCGGCCACCTGACCCGGCAGGAGATTGAGAGCGTCCACTTCGAGTACGGCGACCTGGCTCAGATGACGGCGAAATACAATCCAGATGTTCTCAAGGATGGCTGGAACGTAGTCGATGGAGAGGAGATCTTCTATATCTCCAATCCCGGACTCGGCCTGTGGGCCTACAAAGGGCGGTTTGGCCAGTAG
- the larB gene encoding nickel pincer cofactor biosynthesis protein LarB, producing MNKTTLLELLASVERGDLTSAAAAERLTHLPFEDLGHARIDHHRTLRTGLPEVIYAAGKSPAQTAEIFTRMAAAGSDVLATRADEATAAAVLSAVPAAVYHPKARAITLRQSTHHEPHGHIAVVCAGTSDLPIAEEAAVTAELFHTSVSRLYDVGVAGIHRLLAVREQLTSASAVIVCAGMEGALPSVVGGLVGVPVIAVPTSVGYGASFSGAAALLGMLNSCSPNVTVVNIDNGFGAAYTATLIARMAHRQ from the coding sequence ATGAACAAAACCACCCTCCTCGAACTCCTCGCCTCCGTAGAACGCGGCGACCTCACCTCCGCCGCCGCCGCCGAGCGCCTCACCCATCTTCCCTTCGAAGACCTCGGCCACGCGCGCATCGACCACCACCGCACGCTCCGCACAGGTCTTCCTGAGGTCATCTACGCCGCAGGAAAATCACCCGCGCAAACGGCCGAGATCTTCACCCGCATGGCCGCCGCCGGCTCGGACGTCCTCGCTACCCGCGCCGACGAGGCCACCGCCGCCGCTGTCCTCTCTGCGGTCCCCGCCGCCGTCTATCACCCGAAGGCCCGCGCCATCACCCTCCGCCAATCCACTCACCACGAGCCCCACGGCCACATCGCCGTCGTCTGCGCCGGAACCAGCGACCTCCCCATCGCCGAAGAGGCCGCAGTCACCGCAGAGCTCTTCCACACCAGTGTCTCCCGCCTCTACGACGTCGGAGTCGCCGGAATCCACCGCCTCCTCGCCGTCCGCGAACAGCTCACCTCCGCCAGCGCGGTTATCGTCTGCGCTGGAATGGAAGGCGCGCTCCCCTCCGTCGTCGGAGGACTCGTCGGAGTCCCAGTCATAGCCGTTCCCACCTCAGTCGGCTACGGAGCCAGCTTCAGCGGAGCCGCAGCGCTCCTCGGCATGCTGAACTCCTGCTCCCCCAACGTCACTGTCGTCAACATCGATAACGGCTTCGGAGCCGCCTACACCGCCACCCTCATCGCAAGGATGGCACATCGCCAATAG
- a CDS encoding aldo/keto reductase produces MERRTFLKSATAAGIATATTRSFAQSPAAPAHTTRPEAPGMIYRELGKTGERVSAIGMGGYHLGKSPDADASIKLIRQGIDSGITFLDNSWDYNDGLSEVRMGWALRDGYRQKVFLMTKMNGRTKDSYNKQLEQSLGRLQTDVIDLVQFHEVIRLEDPDRYFAPGGAIEAAVAARQAGKIRYIGFTGHKDPIVMLRMLETAKKHNFHFDTIQMPINVMDAHFRSFTKDVMPVALEQGIAVLAMKTFGDHFILDSKTVEPIEALHYGLTQPVSVVITGIDSPAILEQALTAARTFKPMTQTEVASLLARTREAALEGKYEPFKTTSHFDGTAHRPESLG; encoded by the coding sequence ATGGAGCGCCGCACCTTTCTCAAGTCCGCCACCGCAGCCGGAATCGCAACCGCCACCACCAGATCCTTCGCGCAATCCCCAGCCGCGCCGGCTCACACCACCCGCCCCGAGGCTCCTGGCATGATCTACCGCGAGCTCGGCAAGACGGGCGAGCGCGTCTCCGCCATCGGCATGGGAGGCTACCATCTCGGAAAATCCCCCGACGCCGACGCCAGCATCAAACTTATCCGCCAGGGCATCGACAGCGGCATCACCTTCCTCGACAACTCATGGGACTACAACGACGGCCTCAGCGAAGTCCGCATGGGCTGGGCCCTCCGCGATGGCTACCGTCAAAAAGTTTTTCTGATGACCAAGATGAACGGTCGCACCAAAGACTCGTACAACAAACAGCTCGAGCAGTCCCTCGGCCGCCTCCAGACCGACGTCATCGACCTCGTCCAGTTCCACGAGGTCATCCGCCTCGAAGACCCCGACCGCTACTTCGCCCCCGGCGGAGCCATCGAAGCCGCAGTAGCCGCGCGCCAGGCAGGCAAGATCCGCTACATCGGCTTCACCGGCCACAAAGACCCGATCGTCATGCTCCGCATGCTCGAGACCGCGAAGAAGCACAACTTCCACTTCGACACCATCCAGATGCCCATCAACGTCATGGACGCGCACTTCCGCTCATTCACCAAAGACGTCATGCCCGTAGCACTCGAACAAGGCATCGCAGTCCTCGCGATGAAGACCTTCGGCGACCACTTCATCCTCGACAGCAAGACCGTCGAACCCATCGAGGCCCTGCACTACGGACTCACCCAGCCCGTCTCCGTCGTCATCACCGGTATCGACTCGCCCGCCATCCTCGAGCAGGCCCTCACCGCCGCCCGCACCTTCAAGCCCATGACTCAAACTGAGGTCGCAAGTCTCCTCGCCCGCACCCGCGAAGCCGCCCTCGAAGGCAAGTACGAGCCCTTCAAGACCACCAGCCACTTCGACGGAACCGCCCACCGCCCCGAGTCCTTAGGTTGA
- a CDS encoding dienelactone hydrolase family protein, translating to MTEQALQLKMPGGNADAVLFLPGSSGPLPGIVHIPDIGSIRESQRAMARRLAAEGYVVLMPNPFYRTSRPPVFPFERKPGDAKTMERMKELIAPLTPEAQEQDIAAYVDYLASQTSVLPNKIGVVGFCFGGGCALRTAAVRPEKVRAAASFHGGGLYEENDPASPHLVLPKVKARLYFGHADKDQLMPADAITHFEQALNSWGGKYESETYRGAFHGWTVPDSASYNKPEAERAYGKMTELFKAALS from the coding sequence ATGACAGAACAGGCTCTTCAGCTCAAGATGCCCGGCGGAAACGCCGATGCAGTGCTCTTTCTTCCCGGCTCCTCCGGACCGCTTCCTGGAATCGTGCACATTCCCGACATAGGCAGCATCCGGGAGTCCCAGCGCGCGATGGCCCGCAGGCTGGCCGCGGAGGGTTACGTTGTCCTGATGCCCAATCCTTTCTATCGCACCAGCAGACCGCCGGTCTTCCCGTTCGAGCGCAAGCCGGGAGATGCAAAGACAATGGAGCGGATGAAGGAACTGATTGCTCCCTTGACGCCCGAGGCGCAGGAGCAGGACATAGCTGCTTACGTTGACTATTTAGCGTCGCAGACCTCCGTGTTGCCCAACAAGATCGGAGTCGTTGGCTTCTGCTTCGGCGGAGGCTGTGCGTTGCGGACTGCGGCGGTGCGACCGGAGAAGGTTCGAGCCGCTGCGTCGTTTCACGGAGGCGGACTGTACGAAGAGAACGATCCAGCCAGCCCGCATCTGGTTCTGCCGAAGGTCAAGGCGCGTCTCTACTTCGGCCATGCGGACAAAGACCAGCTTATGCCGGCTGATGCGATCACACACTTCGAGCAGGCTCTGAATAGCTGGGGCGGGAAGTACGAGAGCGAAACCTATCGCGGCGCATTTCATGGCTGGACGGTTCCGGATAGCGCGTCGTACAACAAACCCGAGGCCGAACGGGCCTACGGCAAGATGACTGAGCTGTTCAAGGCGGCTCTCTCGTGA
- a CDS encoding tagaturonate epimerase family protein encodes MGEGLRLPKYSVGVGDRFAHQAKAQLAACVKAADAGIEVSPVWNKSNREHMIIGSDPSQTRAAADDAVKELCWAGPYFLDADHINLKTVERFLASCDFFTLDVAEMIGKPADVKDVAAFVARHPELIGTVTIPDIAEPFKTDEAFVTGVANKFLAAVQDASRIYRFLVEKKGAGTFVPEVSIDETDSPQTPMELLIILAAIADEKIPIQTVAPKFMGRFNKGVDYVGDVTQFSKEFNEDLATIAFAVKTYGLPGNLKLSVHSGSDKFSIYKSIHDAIKRFDAGVHLKTAGTTWLEELIGLAEAGGSGLAIAKEVYSEAYAHAEELCAPYAAVIDIDPARLPKPERVCGWTNGEFTAALRHDQSNTAYNPSFRQLLHVGFKIAAKLGGRYLKALEANEEVVARNVTTNLFERHIKPVFLGL; translated from the coding sequence ATGGGCGAAGGGCTGCGGCTTCCGAAGTACTCGGTTGGAGTGGGTGATCGATTTGCCCATCAGGCGAAGGCCCAGCTTGCTGCTTGCGTGAAGGCCGCCGATGCGGGCATCGAGGTCTCGCCGGTGTGGAACAAGTCCAACCGGGAGCACATGATTATCGGATCGGATCCGAGCCAGACTCGCGCGGCTGCCGATGACGCGGTGAAGGAGCTCTGTTGGGCCGGACCGTACTTTCTAGACGCCGACCACATCAATTTGAAGACGGTGGAGCGGTTCCTTGCTTCGTGTGACTTCTTCACGCTCGATGTTGCGGAGATGATCGGAAAGCCGGCGGACGTGAAGGATGTTGCTGCGTTTGTGGCGCGGCACCCGGAGTTGATTGGGACGGTAACGATTCCGGATATCGCCGAGCCCTTCAAGACGGATGAGGCGTTCGTGACGGGGGTTGCGAACAAGTTTCTGGCCGCGGTGCAGGACGCTAGCCGGATCTACCGGTTTCTGGTGGAGAAGAAGGGCGCGGGCACGTTTGTGCCTGAGGTTTCGATAGATGAGACCGACTCGCCGCAGACCCCGATGGAGCTATTGATCATTCTGGCGGCCATCGCCGACGAGAAGATTCCGATTCAGACGGTTGCTCCGAAGTTCATGGGGCGCTTCAACAAGGGCGTGGACTACGTTGGCGATGTCACGCAGTTCTCCAAGGAGTTCAACGAGGACCTGGCAACGATTGCGTTTGCTGTCAAGACCTACGGTTTGCCTGGGAATCTGAAGCTCAGTGTGCATTCGGGTTCGGACAAGTTTTCGATCTACAAGTCGATTCACGACGCGATAAAGCGGTTTGATGCCGGAGTTCACCTGAAGACGGCCGGAACAACGTGGCTCGAAGAGCTGATCGGGCTTGCCGAGGCGGGCGGTTCGGGCCTTGCGATTGCCAAGGAGGTCTACTCCGAGGCTTATGCGCACGCCGAGGAGCTCTGTGCGCCGTATGCCGCGGTGATCGACATCGATCCGGCGCGTCTTCCGAAGCCCGAGAGGGTATGTGGTTGGACCAATGGGGAGTTCACTGCGGCCCTGCGGCACGATCAGAGCAACACGGCCTACAATCCCAGCTTCCGGCAACTGCTGCATGTGGGCTTCAAGATCGCGGCGAAGTTGGGAGGTCGCTATCTGAAGGCTCTGGAGGCAAACGAGGAGGTTGTGGCGAGGAACGTGACCACGAATCTTTTTGAACGGCATATCAAGCCGGTCTTCCTCGGATTGTAG
- a CDS encoding gluconokinase encodes MVVVLMGVSGSGKTTIGTLLAERTGAVFADADDYHPLANKQKMAAGHPLNDDDRQPWLVTLNKLMRGWYEAGRSGILACSALKEKYRATLADGIPEGMVRFVLLDGSKELISERLAARHHEFMNSSLLDSQLATLELPKDALRIVNDRSPEAIVNQILEHIPLERAGRQ; translated from the coding sequence ATGGTTGTGGTTTTGATGGGCGTGTCCGGTTCGGGAAAGACAACGATCGGCACGCTGCTGGCTGAGCGGACGGGCGCTGTGTTTGCTGATGCAGACGACTATCACCCTTTGGCGAACAAGCAGAAGATGGCTGCAGGGCATCCGTTGAACGACGACGATCGGCAGCCGTGGCTCGTGACGCTGAACAAGTTGATGCGTGGCTGGTATGAGGCGGGCAGGAGCGGGATTCTCGCGTGCTCGGCCCTGAAGGAGAAGTACCGCGCGACGCTGGCGGACGGAATTCCCGAGGGCATGGTGCGGTTCGTTCTGCTGGATGGGTCGAAGGAGCTGATCAGCGAGAGGCTGGCGGCGCGTCACCACGAGTTTATGAACTCGTCACTGTTGGACAGCCAGTTGGCGACGCTTGAGCTGCCGAAGGACGCGCTGCGGATCGTCAATGACCGGTCGCCTGAGGCGATTGTGAACCAGATTCTGGAACATATTCCGCTGGAGCGAGCGGGCAGGCAATAA
- the larC gene encoding nickel pincer cofactor biosynthesis protein LarC, with translation MRIAYLDCFAGISGDMFLAALLDSGLDPKVLHDAAGALHLNVGLKIEKVDRSGISATRVHVLENGKPAETTHTHSPAEATHQHHHEHHHHPKTQHHHKVGHTHDHDHHHDDHGHSHDHPHPHGRSLSVIRSLIRSAPLAEPVKQTAIQAFELLGASEAKIHNVDIEKIHFHEVGAVDAIVDIVCASAGIHALGIDKWHCSPLNIGGGMVDCAHGRFPVPAPATADLLRGLPTYSAHVEQELVTPTGAAILRALAPTFGQQPAMRVQHIGYGAGSRNHKDFPNVLRLSIGESVEAPSVKDLLSAQNVSSRPEAAPFAAVVEGPASLPQEHGTTTVTVLETALDDLSPQILAHVTESALALGALDVMCTPVQMKKGRLGALITILADDDHAPVLENLLLRETSTLGVRIHHERRSCLDRAHTTVTTPYGDIRIKVGSRNNEVFNAAPEFEDCRTAAAQHNVPVKQVLQAATAAYLQAKQ, from the coding sequence ATGCGGATCGCATACCTCGACTGCTTCGCCGGAATCAGCGGCGACATGTTCCTCGCTGCTCTCCTCGACTCCGGCCTCGACCCAAAGGTCCTCCACGACGCCGCCGGCGCCCTCCATCTTAACGTCGGCCTCAAGATAGAGAAGGTCGACCGCAGCGGAATCTCTGCCACCCGAGTTCACGTCCTCGAGAATGGCAAGCCCGCCGAGACCACGCACACCCACTCCCCCGCCGAGGCCACGCACCAGCACCACCACGAGCATCATCACCACCCCAAAACCCAGCACCATCACAAAGTCGGACACACCCACGATCACGATCATCACCACGACGACCACGGCCACTCGCACGATCATCCCCACCCCCACGGCCGCTCCCTCTCGGTCATCCGCTCACTCATCCGATCCGCGCCGCTCGCTGAGCCTGTCAAACAGACCGCCATCCAAGCCTTCGAACTCCTCGGCGCCAGCGAAGCCAAAATCCACAACGTCGACATCGAAAAGATCCATTTCCACGAGGTAGGTGCCGTCGACGCCATCGTCGACATCGTCTGCGCATCAGCAGGCATCCACGCATTAGGCATCGACAAATGGCACTGCTCGCCCCTCAACATAGGCGGCGGCATGGTCGACTGTGCCCACGGCCGCTTCCCCGTCCCCGCCCCCGCCACCGCAGATCTCCTCCGCGGCCTGCCTACTTACTCGGCTCACGTCGAGCAAGAACTCGTCACCCCAACCGGAGCCGCCATCCTCCGCGCCCTCGCGCCCACCTTCGGCCAGCAACCGGCCATGCGCGTCCAGCACATCGGCTACGGAGCAGGCAGCCGCAACCACAAAGACTTCCCCAACGTCCTCCGCCTCTCCATCGGCGAATCTGTTGAGGCCCCTTCAGTCAAAGACCTGTTATCAGCCCAAAATGTGTCATCCCGACCGGAGGCGGCGCCTTTTGCCGCCGTAGTGGAGGGACCTGCTTCTCTGCCACAGGAACACGGCACTACGACTGTCACCGTCCTCGAGACCGCGCTCGACGACCTCTCCCCGCAGATCCTCGCGCACGTCACCGAATCCGCGCTCGCCCTCGGCGCGCTTGACGTCATGTGCACCCCTGTCCAGATGAAGAAGGGCCGCCTCGGAGCCCTCATCACGATCCTCGCCGACGACGATCACGCCCCCGTGCTCGAAAATCTCCTCCTCCGCGAGACCAGCACCCTCGGCGTCCGCATCCATCACGAGCGCCGCTCCTGCCTCGACCGCGCCCACACCACCGTCACCACCCCCTACGGAGACATCCGCATCAAGGTCGGCTCACGCAACAACGAAGTCTTCAACGCCGCCCCCGAGTTCGAAGACTGCCGCACCGCCGCCGCACAACACAACGTCCCCGTCAAACAAGTCCTCCAGGCCGCCACCGCCGCCTACCTTCAAGCAAAGCAATGA